The Xanthomonas sontii genome contains a region encoding:
- a CDS encoding pseudouridine synthase has product MSVRLNKHIAETGFCSRREADRLIAARRVTVNGQPGGVGSVVGEGDEVKVDGQPLRARAKAKSGRRHVYIALNKPVGVTCTTESAVKGNIVDFVGHEQRIFPIGRLDKESEGLILMTSNGDIVNEILRAENRHQKEYLVAVNKPVTDEFLRGMARGVRVHDQMTLPCRTARIAKFGFRIVLEQGLNRQIRLMAAAFDYRVTQLRRVRIDNIKLGALKPGQWRNLTEQELRGLLPQRQEW; this is encoded by the coding sequence ATGTCCGTCCGCCTCAACAAGCACATCGCCGAGACCGGTTTTTGCTCGCGCCGGGAGGCCGATCGGCTGATCGCCGCGCGCCGGGTCACCGTCAACGGCCAGCCGGGTGGGGTCGGTTCGGTGGTGGGCGAGGGCGACGAGGTCAAGGTCGACGGGCAGCCGCTGCGCGCGCGCGCCAAGGCCAAGAGCGGGCGCCGCCACGTCTATATCGCGCTGAACAAGCCGGTCGGGGTGACCTGCACCACCGAGAGCGCGGTCAAGGGCAACATCGTCGACTTCGTCGGCCACGAGCAGCGCATCTTCCCGATCGGGCGCCTGGACAAGGAGTCCGAGGGGCTGATCCTGATGACCAGCAACGGCGACATCGTCAACGAGATCCTGCGCGCGGAGAACCGCCATCAGAAGGAATACCTGGTGGCGGTGAACAAGCCGGTCACCGACGAATTCCTGCGCGGCATGGCGCGCGGCGTGCGCGTGCACGACCAGATGACCCTGCCGTGCCGCACCGCGCGGATCGCCAAGTTCGGCTTCCGCATCGTGCTGGAGCAGGGACTCAACCGGCAGATCCGCTTGATGGCCGCGGCGTTCGACTACCGCGTCACCCAGTTGCGCCGCGTGCGCATCGACAACATCAAGCTCGGCGCGCTGAAGCCGGGCCAGTGGCGCAATCTCACCGAACAGGAACTGCGCGGCCTGCTGCCGCAGCGCCAGGAGTGGTAA
- a CDS encoding sensor domain-containing diguanylate cyclase encodes MIKPRKPDNEAARLQALHALQILDTEPEASYDDLVGIAAKLCDTPSALISLVDDERQWLKAQRNVCLLSTARDESFCGHTILTPEQVMVVADATADARFQHNPLVTEGGVRFYAGAPLLTRDGLPVGTVCVLDNRPRTLQPEQLAALQALSRQVMQLIELRRSSHALALQLRERAWYEQQLLQYQESLESLNAELLEQARTDPLTGLLNRRAFATALMIHAEAAQPGSAPLSVAILDLDYFKSVNDLHGHDKGDEALLALADMLRARLPPDSVVARYGGGEFALLLPGMDAAQAMRACERLRQDTSLLQLGVSLTASIGVATLQGRESAEDLLKRADQGLYQAKRAGRDCVSLAA; translated from the coding sequence GTGATCAAGCCCCGCAAGCCCGACAACGAAGCCGCACGCCTGCAGGCGTTGCACGCATTGCAGATCCTGGACACCGAACCGGAAGCGTCCTACGACGATCTGGTCGGCATCGCCGCCAAGCTGTGCGACACGCCCTCGGCGCTGATCTCGCTGGTCGACGACGAGCGCCAGTGGCTGAAGGCGCAGCGCAACGTCTGCCTGCTGAGTACCGCACGCGACGAGTCGTTCTGCGGCCACACCATCCTGACCCCGGAGCAGGTCATGGTGGTCGCCGACGCCACCGCCGATGCGCGCTTCCAGCACAATCCGCTGGTCACCGAGGGCGGGGTGCGCTTCTACGCCGGCGCGCCGCTGCTGACCCGCGATGGCCTGCCGGTCGGCACGGTGTGCGTGCTCGACAACCGTCCGCGCACCCTGCAGCCGGAACAACTGGCGGCGCTGCAGGCGCTGTCGCGGCAGGTGATGCAGCTGATCGAACTGCGCCGCAGCAGCCATGCGCTGGCGCTGCAGTTGCGCGAACGCGCCTGGTACGAGCAACAGCTGCTGCAGTACCAGGAATCGCTGGAATCGCTCAACGCCGAACTGCTGGAGCAGGCGCGCACCGATCCGCTGACCGGCCTGCTCAACCGCCGCGCCTTCGCCACCGCGTTGATGATCCATGCCGAGGCGGCGCAGCCGGGTTCGGCGCCGCTCAGCGTGGCGATCCTGGATCTGGACTACTTCAAGAGCGTCAACGATCTGCACGGCCACGACAAGGGCGATGAGGCGCTGTTGGCGCTGGCCGACATGCTGCGCGCGCGCCTGCCGCCGGACAGCGTCGTGGCGCGTTACGGCGGCGGCGAGTTCGCGCTGTTGCTGCCCGGCATGGATGCGGCGCAGGCCATGCGCGCCTGCGAGCGACTGCGCCAGGACACCAGTCTGCTGCAGCTCGGTGTGTCGCTCACCGCCAGCATCGGTGTGGCCACGCTGCAGGGCCGCGAGAGCGCCGAGGACCTGCTCAAGCGTGCCGACCAGGGCCTGTACCAGGCCAAGCGTGCAGGCCGCGACTGCGTGTCGCTGGCGGCGTAA